One window of the Phragmitibacter flavus genome contains the following:
- a CDS encoding ABC transporter permease — translation MKLRWGVGLCWLPALLVVVPILMVLSRAFEPGGEAWAHVVESLLAGYVWQTGMLVGLVLGLALVLGVPTAWWMATCDFRGKWVLRWALVLPLAMPGYVAALAYADAVQGLVPVYVWVRQQFGVEAFLLAQQVARWSLAVVVMGATLYPYVYLTALASFSRQAAASLEAARMLGVGPWKIFWRVALPMSRPAVVAGSSLVVFETLNDYGVSHYFGISSLTVGVFRAWLSEGHLHVAIRLALLLLAFAMAGVLMERGQRGRRGFEGGSGEVFLTPRRVRGWRGMLVLLGCLVPVGLGFLVPGVRLGRWAWATLGEAFGWEASLRAAWHSFSLAGGGGVLIVLGALLVVAGRRLFGAPSLRWAQRVGLIGYALPSALVAVGVGAMVAMISKWPGMGWTALSASVLGLVFAYYTRFLAVGIQPVDAGFRRISGSLHEVSRTLGMGPWRTLWRVDLPLVWPSLLAGATLAFVDIFKELTLTLVLRPFDFETLATLIVRLTDESRIPEAAVPALILVILSLVGLIPLTHLSMDSGGRRQERL, via the coding sequence ATGAAGCTACGCTGGGGCGTGGGGTTGTGCTGGTTGCCGGCGTTGCTGGTGGTGGTGCCTATTTTAATGGTGTTGTCGCGGGCGTTTGAGCCGGGAGGGGAGGCGTGGGCGCATGTGGTGGAGTCGTTGCTGGCGGGGTATGTGTGGCAGACGGGAATGCTGGTGGGGTTGGTGTTGGGATTGGCTTTGGTGTTGGGGGTGCCGACGGCGTGGTGGATGGCGACTTGTGATTTTCGGGGCAAGTGGGTGTTGAGATGGGCACTGGTCTTACCGCTGGCGATGCCGGGGTATGTGGCGGCGCTGGCTTATGCGGATGCGGTGCAGGGGCTGGTGCCGGTTTATGTGTGGGTGAGGCAGCAGTTTGGAGTGGAGGCTTTTCTTTTGGCACAACAGGTGGCGAGGTGGAGTCTGGCGGTGGTGGTGATGGGGGCGACGTTGTATCCCTATGTGTATCTGACGGCGCTGGCGTCGTTCTCGCGGCAGGCGGCGGCATCGTTGGAGGCAGCGCGAATGTTGGGGGTGGGGCCGTGGAAGATTTTTTGGAGGGTGGCGCTGCCGATGTCGCGTCCGGCGGTGGTGGCGGGGTCGAGTTTGGTGGTCTTTGAGACGCTAAATGACTACGGGGTATCGCATTATTTTGGGATCAGTTCGCTGACCGTTGGGGTGTTTCGCGCGTGGCTGAGCGAGGGGCATCTGCATGTGGCGATCCGACTGGCGTTGTTGTTGCTGGCGTTTGCGATGGCGGGGGTGTTGATGGAGCGGGGGCAGCGTGGCAGGCGTGGATTCGAGGGGGGGAGTGGCGAGGTGTTTTTGACGCCGCGAAGGGTCAGAGGGTGGCGGGGGATGTTGGTATTGTTGGGATGTTTGGTGCCGGTGGGATTGGGTTTTTTGGTGCCGGGGGTGAGGCTGGGGCGCTGGGCATGGGCGACGCTGGGAGAGGCGTTTGGATGGGAGGCGTCGCTGCGGGCGGCGTGGCATAGTTTTTCGCTGGCGGGGGGGGGGGGTGTTTTGATTGTGTTGGGGGCGTTGCTGGTGGTGGCGGGGAGGCGGCTTTTTGGGGCTCCGTCGTTGCGATGGGCGCAGCGGGTGGGGTTGATTGGTTATGCGTTGCCGAGTGCGCTGGTGGCGGTGGGGGTGGGGGCGATGGTGGCAATGATTTCGAAGTGGCCGGGGATGGGGTGGACGGCGTTGAGTGCGTCGGTGTTGGGATTGGTGTTCGCTTATTACACGAGGTTTTTGGCGGTGGGGATTCAGCCGGTGGATGCGGGGTTTCGGCGGATTTCGGGGAGTTTGCATGAGGTGTCGCGCACTCTAGGAATGGGACCGTGGCGGACATTGTGGCGGGTGGATCTGCCGTTGGTGTGGCCGTCATTGCTGGCGGGGGCGACGCTGGCGTTTGTGGACATTTTTAAGGAGTTGACGCTGACGCTGGTGTTGAGACCGTTTGATTTTGAGACGCTGGCAACTTTGATCGTGAGATTGACGGATGAGAGTCGTATTCCTGAAGCGGCGGTTCCTGCGTTGATTTTGGTGATACTGAGTCTTGTTGGCTTGATCCCATTGACGCATCTGTCTATGGATAGTGGCGGTCGCCGCCAGGAGCGGTTATGA
- a CDS encoding peptide chain release factor 3, translating into MSSAAASPSLSPKLQSEVNRRRTFAIISHPDAGKTTLTEKFLLYGGALQLAGSVTARKSQRATASDWMELEKKRGISVSSTVLQFEYHDCVINLLDTPGHKDFSEDTYRVLTAVDAAVMVIDAGKGIESQTQKLFEVCRQRGIPIFTFINKMDRPARDPLELMDEIERVLSLHAYAVNWPLGDGKAFCGVFDRIDSLVHTYERTSHGSSRAPVAVHGAKDDSLRNMLDPDLYQRFSDEIEMLDGAGATFDLPQILDGELTPVFFGSAANNFGVDMLLDAFLKYAPPPSDHQVGEKTIHPAQPDFSGFIFKIQANLDPKHRDRLAFIRICSGKFERDMNVIHTRTGRKLRLSSSHKLFGRERETVDEAYAGDVVGIVGHGDFQIGDTLAQDPDLQYQEIPRFCPEHFAWLHSTSSAQTKRYREGLDQLLQEGVVQSFYMRDNAQRLPLLAAVGPLQFEVVQARLESEYGAETRLEITSYEAVRWLPKETTVASLSTAVMPSGITFVSDAADQPALLFPDSWALKYFTEKNPTIPLSTSPPK; encoded by the coding sequence ATGAGTTCCGCCGCCGCCAGTCCCTCACTCTCCCCCAAACTCCAAAGCGAAGTCAACCGACGCCGCACCTTCGCCATCATCTCCCACCCCGACGCCGGCAAAACCACCCTCACCGAAAAATTCCTCCTCTACGGCGGCGCACTGCAGCTCGCCGGCTCCGTCACCGCCCGCAAATCCCAGCGCGCCACCGCCTCCGACTGGATGGAGCTCGAGAAAAAACGCGGCATCTCCGTCAGCTCCACCGTCCTCCAGTTCGAATACCACGACTGCGTCATCAACCTCCTCGACACCCCCGGCCACAAGGACTTTTCCGAAGACACCTACCGCGTCCTCACCGCTGTCGACGCCGCCGTCATGGTCATCGACGCCGGTAAAGGCATCGAATCCCAAACCCAAAAACTCTTCGAAGTCTGCCGCCAGCGCGGCATCCCCATCTTCACCTTCATCAACAAAATGGACCGCCCCGCGCGCGATCCCCTCGAACTGATGGACGAAATCGAACGCGTCCTCAGCCTCCACGCCTACGCCGTCAACTGGCCCCTCGGCGACGGCAAAGCCTTCTGCGGCGTGTTTGATCGCATCGACAGCCTCGTCCACACCTACGAACGCACCAGCCACGGCTCCTCCCGCGCCCCCGTCGCCGTCCACGGCGCCAAAGACGACAGCCTGCGCAACATGCTCGACCCCGACCTCTACCAGCGCTTCAGCGACGAGATCGAAATGCTCGACGGCGCCGGAGCCACCTTTGACCTCCCCCAAATCCTCGACGGCGAACTCACCCCCGTCTTCTTCGGCTCCGCCGCCAACAACTTCGGCGTCGACATGCTCCTCGACGCCTTTCTCAAATACGCCCCGCCCCCCTCCGACCACCAAGTCGGCGAAAAAACCATCCACCCCGCCCAACCAGACTTCTCCGGCTTCATCTTCAAAATCCAGGCCAATCTCGACCCCAAACACCGCGACCGACTCGCCTTCATCCGCATCTGCTCCGGAAAATTCGAGCGCGACATGAACGTCATTCACACCCGCACCGGTCGCAAACTCCGCCTCTCCAGCTCCCACAAACTCTTTGGCCGCGAGCGCGAAACCGTCGATGAAGCCTACGCTGGCGACGTCGTCGGCATTGTCGGTCACGGCGACTTCCAAATCGGCGACACCCTCGCCCAAGACCCCGACCTCCAATACCAGGAAATCCCCCGATTCTGTCCCGAACACTTCGCCTGGCTCCACAGCACCTCCAGCGCCCAGACCAAACGTTACCGCGAAGGCCTCGACCAGCTCCTTCAAGAAGGCGTCGTCCAGTCGTTTTACATGCGCGACAACGCCCAACGTCTCCCCCTTCTCGCCGCCGTCGGCCCCCTCCAGTTTGAAGTCGTCCAAGCCCGACTCGAATCCGAATACGGTGCCGAAACCCGTCTCGAAATCACCTCCTACGAAGCCGTCCGCTGGCTCCCCAAAGAAACCACCGTCGCCAGTTTAAGCACCGCCGTCATGCCCAGCGGCATCACCTTCGTCAGCGACGCCGCCGACCAGCCCGCCCTCCTCTTCCCCGACTCCTGGGCCCTCAAGTATTTCACCGAAAAAAACCCCACCATTCCGCTCAGCACTTCCCCTCCCAAGTAG
- a CDS encoding DUF1232 domain-containing protein has translation MMNRPPQIDQSATPAGGSGVKAKVFAALGAVFCAVYLLNPGAGFIELIPDNVPLIGNIDEAAVTGLLIYCLSILGVKLPGARARKDEEMKDVGPGSGR, from the coding sequence ATGATGAATCGTCCTCCGCAGATCGATCAGTCCGCCACTCCTGCTGGTGGTAGTGGTGTCAAAGCCAAAGTGTTCGCTGCCTTGGGGGCGGTATTTTGCGCGGTTTATTTGCTGAATCCGGGAGCGGGTTTTATTGAGCTGATTCCAGATAACGTGCCGCTAATTGGTAACATTGATGAGGCGGCGGTGACGGGGTTGCTGATCTATTGTTTGTCGATTTTGGGGGTGAAGTTGCCTGGTGCGAGGGCAAGGAAAGATGAGGAGATGAAGGATGTGGGGCCCGGGTCGGGGAGGTGA
- a CDS encoding RtcB family protein → MNTQDLINLGIPLGDALKFANVHMRRLFAGGLDRPQVETDLMNIVADPPSYFNDPDRASLARALYRPAYTPRAELAPWQQWGDDLDPEAIKQIANACALPIAFAGALMPDAHVGYGLPIGGVLATENAVIPYAVGVDIACRMKLTVYERKANVIPGQKDRLANLLEHETRFGMGCEFEVRRHHDVMDEDWSITPITKRLHEKAWKQLGTSGSGNHFVEFGAFTVTDPSLNIPPGEYLALLSHSGSRGTGAQVCDVYSKRAMSRRNELPNQLKHLAWLTLDEADGQEYWAAMNLMGRYAAANHDIIHRHITKKVGAHILLDIENHHNFAWKETHHGREVIVHRKGATPAGNGVLGIIPGSMATPGYVVRGKGNPASLNSASHGAGRIMSRTKALQSFTWSAVKKQLKNAGVDLLSSGLDEVPGVYKDIETVMAAQTDLVDILGRFDPKIVKMCPPGEKAED, encoded by the coding sequence GTGAACACCCAGGACCTCATCAATCTCGGCATTCCCCTTGGCGATGCCCTCAAATTCGCCAACGTCCACATGCGTCGACTCTTCGCGGGCGGACTCGATCGCCCCCAAGTCGAAACCGACCTCATGAACATCGTCGCCGATCCCCCCTCCTACTTCAACGACCCCGACCGCGCCTCTCTCGCCCGCGCCCTCTACCGACCCGCCTACACCCCACGCGCCGAACTCGCCCCCTGGCAGCAATGGGGCGACGATCTGGACCCCGAAGCCATCAAACAAATCGCCAACGCCTGCGCCCTCCCTATCGCCTTCGCCGGTGCCCTCATGCCCGATGCCCATGTCGGTTACGGGCTTCCCATTGGCGGCGTCCTCGCGACTGAAAACGCGGTCATCCCCTACGCCGTCGGTGTCGATATCGCGTGTCGCATGAAACTCACCGTCTACGAGCGCAAGGCCAATGTCATCCCCGGCCAAAAAGACCGATTGGCAAACCTCCTCGAACACGAAACCCGCTTCGGCATGGGCTGTGAATTCGAAGTCCGTCGCCATCACGATGTCATGGACGAAGACTGGAGCATCACCCCCATCACCAAACGCCTCCATGAAAAAGCCTGGAAACAACTCGGCACCAGCGGCAGCGGCAACCACTTCGTTGAATTCGGCGCCTTCACCGTCACCGACCCCTCCCTCAACATCCCTCCCGGCGAATATCTCGCCCTGCTCAGCCACTCCGGCTCACGCGGCACCGGTGCCCAGGTCTGCGATGTTTACAGCAAACGCGCCATGTCGCGCCGCAACGAACTCCCCAACCAGCTCAAACACCTCGCCTGGCTCACCCTCGACGAAGCCGACGGACAAGAATACTGGGCCGCCATGAACCTTATGGGTCGCTACGCCGCCGCCAACCACGACATCATCCACAGACACATCACCAAAAAAGTTGGTGCCCACATCCTCCTCGACATCGAAAATCACCACAACTTCGCCTGGAAGGAAACCCATCACGGTCGCGAAGTCATCGTCCACCGCAAAGGTGCCACCCCCGCTGGTAACGGTGTCCTCGGCATCATCCCCGGCTCCATGGCCACTCCCGGCTATGTCGTGCGCGGCAAAGGCAACCCCGCCTCCCTTAACTCCGCTTCCCACGGCGCCGGCCGCATCATGAGCCGCACCAAAGCCCTCCAATCCTTCACCTGGAGCGCCGTCAAAAAACAACTCAAAAATGCCGGCGTCGACCTCCTCTCCTCCGGCCTTGACGAAGTCCCCGGCGTCTACAAAGACATCGAAACCGTCATGGCCGCCCAAACCGATCTCGTCGATATCCTCGGTCGCTTCGACCCCAAAATCGTCAAAATGTGTCCCCCCGGCGAAAAAGCCGAAGATTAA
- the guaB gene encoding IMP dehydrogenase, whose amino-acid sequence MGEIPLSLSFDDVLLLPARSSVLPGEVLLDTRLCPSLPLNIPILSSAMDTVTESELAIALARQGGMGVVHRACTIEYQVEEVSRVKRSENTVILRPLTVTPDTTLGELNHLMQVKGVSGFPVVDDAGVLVGMVTSRDTWYLEDDSTPVHVMMTPKERLATGAPDTNWEEALKIIYAKRIEKLPLMDAEGKLAGLITKQDIEKRRMFTNAAKDERGRLRVGAAVGVGEDCVERALAVQAAGADAVFIDAATGHTTRTLQVIEKLREALGDGTPVVAGNVVTADGARALCDAGAAAIKVGVGPGSICTTRVISGVGMPQFTAVQEVAEVCRPRGVTVISDGGVRFSGDVVKAIAAGADLVMIGGLLAGTEESPGAMVKWQGRTFKEYRGMGSLKAMRKGAGDRYGQNSSGKLVPEGVEARVPFKGPLSDVVFQLMGGLRSGMGYVGANTLQELREKARFVRITAGGLKESHPHDIVITEEPVNYQVG is encoded by the coding sequence ATGGGCGAAATACCACTGTCTCTTTCTTTTGATGATGTCCTCCTGCTGCCGGCGAGAAGCAGCGTTTTACCGGGTGAGGTCCTGTTGGATACCCGGCTTTGTCCAAGTCTTCCGCTGAATATTCCGATTCTGTCCTCGGCGATGGATACAGTGACGGAGAGTGAACTGGCGATCGCTTTGGCGCGTCAGGGTGGGATGGGTGTGGTGCATCGCGCTTGCACCATTGAGTATCAAGTCGAGGAAGTTTCGCGGGTGAAGCGGTCGGAGAACACGGTGATTCTTAGGCCGTTGACGGTGACGCCGGATACGACGTTGGGCGAGTTAAATCATTTGATGCAGGTCAAAGGCGTGAGTGGTTTTCCGGTGGTGGATGATGCGGGGGTTTTGGTGGGGATGGTGACCAGTCGGGACACTTGGTATTTGGAAGATGATTCGACCCCGGTGCATGTGATGATGACGCCGAAGGAGCGGTTGGCAACGGGGGCTCCGGATACCAATTGGGAAGAGGCGTTAAAGATTATTTACGCGAAGCGGATCGAGAAGCTGCCGTTGATGGATGCGGAGGGAAAGCTGGCGGGGTTGATCACCAAGCAGGACATTGAGAAGCGTCGGATGTTTACCAATGCGGCGAAGGATGAGCGGGGTCGGTTGCGGGTTGGCGCGGCGGTGGGAGTGGGCGAAGATTGTGTGGAGCGGGCGCTGGCGGTGCAGGCGGCAGGGGCGGATGCGGTGTTTATTGATGCGGCCACGGGTCACACCACACGGACGCTGCAGGTGATTGAAAAATTGCGTGAGGCGTTGGGTGATGGCACGCCGGTGGTGGCGGGGAATGTGGTGACGGCGGACGGGGCGCGTGCCCTTTGTGATGCGGGTGCGGCGGCGATCAAGGTGGGGGTTGGACCGGGTTCGATCTGCACGACGCGGGTGATTTCTGGGGTAGGCATGCCGCAGTTTACGGCGGTTCAGGAAGTGGCGGAAGTTTGCCGACCACGTGGAGTTACGGTGATTTCTGATGGTGGGGTGAGGTTCTCCGGCGACGTGGTGAAAGCGATCGCTGCCGGCGCGGATTTGGTGATGATTGGTGGTTTGCTGGCAGGGACGGAGGAGAGTCCGGGTGCGATGGTGAAGTGGCAGGGCCGGACGTTTAAGGAGTATCGCGGAATGGGTTCGTTGAAGGCGATGCGCAAGGGAGCGGGTGACCGATATGGGCAGAATTCTTCGGGCAAACTGGTGCCGGAAGGGGTAGAGGCGAGGGTGCCGTTCAAGGGGCCGTTGAGTGATGTGGTGTTCCAACTGATGGGCGGATTGCGCAGTGGGATGGGGTATGTGGGCGCGAATACGTTGCAGGAGTTGAGGGAGAAAGCGCGGTTTGTGCGGATTACGGCGGGGGGGCTGAAGGAGAGTCATCCTCATGATATTGTGATCACGGAGGAGCCGGTGAATTATCAGGTGGGGTAA
- a CDS encoding ABC transporter ATP-binding protein, which yields MSLLEVQQVSKRYERGARPAVHDVSLVVQPGEFVSLVGESGSGKTTLLRLIAGLETADAGTIKLGERVISGAGLHVVPERRGVGLVFQHHALFPHLTVGQNVGFGISKMAKAERVKVVEGLLELIGLAGYGRRYPHELSGGERQRVALARALATNPGVMLLDEPFSSLDPLLRESLRDETRRVLRACGATAILVTHHTRDALAVSDRIVVMHNGLLEQMGTPDEVYHRPVNGYVASLFGPCNFMARAGAGAEGWVRPDELELVPVERVGGYRMAGIVSQVTYGGGCQDVTLVCEGGGELKVCHQGDWVVKEGETWGAALKG from the coding sequence ATGAGTTTGCTTGAAGTCCAACAGGTTTCGAAAAGGTATGAGCGTGGTGCCCGTCCAGCGGTGCACGACGTGAGTCTGGTCGTGCAGCCTGGCGAGTTTGTGTCGTTGGTGGGGGAGAGCGGGAGTGGTAAGACGACGTTGTTGCGTTTGATCGCCGGATTGGAAACGGCGGATGCGGGGACCATCAAGTTGGGGGAGCGGGTGATTTCAGGGGCGGGTTTGCATGTGGTGCCGGAGAGGCGTGGGGTGGGGTTGGTGTTTCAGCACCATGCATTGTTTCCGCATTTGACGGTGGGGCAGAATGTGGGTTTTGGGATTTCGAAAATGGCCAAGGCCGAGCGGGTGAAAGTGGTGGAGGGGTTGCTGGAGTTGATTGGATTGGCGGGGTATGGTCGGCGGTATCCGCATGAACTTTCGGGAGGGGAGCGGCAGCGGGTGGCGCTGGCTCGGGCGTTAGCGACGAATCCGGGGGTGATGTTGCTTGATGAGCCGTTTAGCAGTTTGGATCCGTTGTTGCGGGAGTCGCTGCGGGATGAGACGCGCCGGGTGTTGAGGGCGTGCGGGGCGACGGCAATTTTGGTGACGCATCACACGCGGGATGCGTTGGCGGTGAGTGACCGGATCGTGGTGATGCACAACGGGTTGCTGGAGCAGATGGGCACGCCGGATGAGGTGTATCATCGGCCCGTGAATGGTTATGTGGCGTCGCTATTTGGGCCGTGCAATTTTATGGCGCGGGCGGGAGCGGGTGCCGAGGGTTGGGTGAGGCCGGATGAGCTGGAATTGGTGCCGGTGGAGCGGGTGGGTGGGTATCGGATGGCGGGGATCGTGTCGCAGGTGACTTATGGCGGCGGGTGTCAGGATGTGACGCTGGTTTGTGAGGGGGGTGGGGAGTTGAAAGTTTGCCACCAGGGGGATTGGGTGGTGAAGGAAGGGGAGACTTGGGGAGCGGCGCTGAAAGGATGA
- a CDS encoding DUF1592 domain-containing protein, with protein sequence MLHRSVLFIPILLVTGLLLRAESAPAIPAGWNDIAVVLEESCYHCHGPEDPEANLNLEALHGDPALFAQYEIWTKVEHAIASGEMPPKKKLPPHAKTQLTTWLHGELDKVARANAGDPGLVTVRRLTNVEYDNTIRALTGGLDLNLSADFLPDGGGGEGFSNVGDVLFVSPQQLDKYLSAARKLADQATILPGTGVRFQPTRVGMRGPEQLRDQAEQALYVWYQKMSAEHLPKDGDDLLEDDYLLAAWRHKHQDLTGASSLPELAKQNNLNPIFLQNWWNMLNTPTPQSRFLDLTRHAWRDLPPPDPANPKEIPDSVRKAVTTIQTNDRSWRDDRRVQRRQQDSDGIRPYPFSADTHGKSQVTIVLGQLDDGNRGDHVLFSNLTLIRGKNKKREAYQPWLQRRLETDRQALQKATTENNQSAIDSLKKRITQAETLLAKFGKHTVPGKTTEPTALYLQAPIALSLPLPEDNLRFEARGQLDLRHPDADFASTQWLATTGPVPDPNKIIPGELIIWKRSTPAHNLIMKEFSVMKQAFPDEYNRRLEEITRNPNRNPDNPPGKNFYPGVYYFSDTQLKSILPPAEQENFLRMQTDRRLTRRTKLDPKDAIEWDTSVQRHLHYFASLAWRRPITDGEKSHVTTLYTEALKRDLDRESAAREVVVRLLIAPDFIFKLEGSTKPGEHPITGPELATRLAYFLWSSPPDHQLRKAGADGSLLKPEVLESETRRLLKDRRAANLAREFAGQWLQFHAFDKNTTPDPTKFPEFTGDLRRDMYRETTEFFTHLIREDRPVTDILLADYTFLNERLAKHYNIPNITGSEFRKVSVSNHQRGGVLGMGSLLTKTSFPQRTSPVLRGDWLLHAILGTPTPPPPADVPQLDDSASKATTLRAKLEAHRAAAACASCHDKIDPLGFALEAYDPIGRLRTNDESGVPIDNRATTADGTDLDGMDSLKKYLGTRNAQFQTLLSRKLIGYSLGRSVQPTDKVLIETMVKSMNQNDTRFPSAVLTLVTSRQFQNRRNE encoded by the coding sequence ATGCTCCATCGTTCCGTCCTTTTCATCCCCATCCTCCTCGTCACCGGCCTCCTTCTTCGTGCCGAATCTGCCCCCGCCATCCCCGCCGGTTGGAACGACATTGCCGTCGTTCTTGAAGAATCCTGCTACCACTGTCACGGCCCCGAAGACCCCGAGGCCAACCTCAACCTCGAGGCCCTGCACGGCGACCCCGCCTTGTTCGCCCAATACGAGATCTGGACCAAAGTCGAACACGCCATCGCCAGTGGCGAAATGCCTCCCAAAAAGAAGCTCCCACCCCACGCCAAAACCCAGCTCACCACCTGGCTCCACGGCGAACTCGACAAAGTCGCCCGCGCCAACGCCGGCGACCCTGGCCTCGTCACCGTCCGCCGACTCACCAACGTCGAATACGACAACACCATCCGCGCCCTCACCGGCGGACTCGACCTCAATCTGTCCGCCGACTTCCTCCCCGACGGCGGCGGCGGTGAAGGTTTTTCCAACGTCGGCGATGTCCTCTTCGTCAGCCCCCAGCAACTCGACAAATACCTCTCCGCCGCCCGCAAACTCGCCGACCAGGCCACCATCCTCCCCGGCACCGGCGTCCGCTTCCAGCCCACCCGGGTCGGCATGCGCGGCCCCGAACAACTTCGCGACCAGGCCGAACAAGCCCTCTATGTCTGGTATCAAAAAATGTCCGCCGAACACCTCCCCAAAGACGGCGACGATCTCCTCGAAGACGACTACCTGCTCGCCGCCTGGCGTCACAAACACCAGGACCTCACCGGCGCAAGTTCCCTCCCCGAACTCGCCAAACAGAACAACCTCAACCCCATCTTCCTGCAAAACTGGTGGAACATGCTCAACACCCCCACTCCCCAGTCCCGCTTCCTCGACCTCACCCGCCACGCCTGGCGCGATCTCCCCCCACCCGACCCCGCCAATCCCAAGGAGATCCCCGACTCCGTCCGCAAAGCCGTCACCACCATCCAAACCAACGACCGCTCCTGGCGCGACGATCGCCGCGTCCAACGTCGTCAGCAGGACTCCGACGGCATCCGCCCCTACCCCTTCAGCGCCGACACCCACGGCAAAAGTCAGGTCACCATCGTCCTCGGCCAGCTCGACGACGGCAATCGTGGCGACCATGTCCTCTTCAGCAACCTTACCCTCATCCGCGGCAAAAACAAAAAACGCGAAGCCTATCAACCCTGGCTCCAGCGCCGACTCGAAACCGACCGTCAGGCCCTCCAAAAAGCCACCACCGAAAACAATCAATCCGCCATCGATTCGTTAAAGAAACGCATCACCCAAGCCGAAACGCTTCTCGCCAAATTCGGCAAACACACTGTCCCAGGCAAAACCACCGAACCCACCGCCCTCTACCTCCAGGCCCCCATTGCGCTCTCCCTCCCCCTGCCCGAAGACAACCTTCGCTTCGAGGCCCGCGGTCAACTCGACCTCCGCCATCCCGACGCCGACTTCGCCTCCACCCAATGGCTCGCCACTACCGGCCCCGTTCCCGACCCCAATAAAATCATCCCCGGCGAACTCATCATCTGGAAACGCAGCACACCAGCCCATAACCTGATCATGAAGGAATTCAGTGTCATGAAACAAGCCTTCCCCGACGAATACAACCGACGTCTCGAGGAAATCACCCGCAACCCCAATCGCAACCCCGACAACCCTCCCGGCAAAAATTTCTATCCCGGCGTTTACTACTTCAGCGACACCCAGCTCAAGTCCATCCTCCCACCCGCCGAACAGGAAAACTTCCTGCGCATGCAAACCGACCGACGCCTCACCCGCCGCACCAAGCTTGATCCAAAAGACGCCATCGAATGGGACACCTCCGTCCAACGCCACCTCCACTACTTCGCCAGCCTCGCGTGGCGTCGACCCATCACCGACGGCGAAAAATCCCACGTCACCACTCTCTACACCGAAGCTCTCAAACGCGATCTCGACCGCGAATCCGCCGCCCGTGAAGTCGTCGTCCGACTCCTCATCGCCCCCGACTTCATCTTCAAACTTGAAGGCTCCACCAAGCCCGGCGAACACCCCATCACCGGCCCTGAGCTAGCCACCCGACTCGCCTATTTCCTCTGGTCATCCCCACCCGACCACCAACTCCGCAAAGCCGGAGCCGACGGCAGCCTTCTCAAACCCGAAGTCCTCGAAAGCGAAACCCGCCGACTCCTCAAAGACCGCCGTGCCGCCAACCTCGCCCGCGAATTTGCCGGTCAATGGCTCCAGTTCCACGCCTTCGACAAAAACACCACGCCCGATCCCACCAAATTTCCCGAATTTACCGGCGACCTGCGCCGCGATATGTATCGAGAAACCACTGAGTTTTTCACCCACCTCATCCGTGAAGACCGACCCGTCACCGACATCCTTCTTGCCGACTACACCTTCCTCAATGAGCGCCTCGCCAAACACTACAACATCCCCAACATCACCGGCTCCGAGTTCCGCAAAGTCAGCGTCTCCAACCACCAGCGCGGCGGCGTCCTCGGCATGGGCAGCCTGCTCACCAAAACCTCCTTCCCTCAGCGCACCAGTCCCGTTCTGCGCGGCGACTGGCTCCTTCATGCCATCCTCGGCACCCCCACGCCCCCACCTCCCGCCGATGTCCCCCAACTCGACGACTCCGCCAGCAAAGCCACCACCCTGCGCGCCAAGCTCGAAGCCCACCGCGCCGCCGCCGCCTGCGCCAGTTGCCACGACAAAATCGACCCCCTCGGATTCGCCCTGGAGGCCTACGATCCCATCGGTCGCCTGCGAACCAACGACGAGTCAGGCGTCCCCATCGACAACCGTGCCACCACCGCCGACGGCACCGACCTCGACGGCATGGACAGCCTCAAAAAATACCTCGGCACCCGCAACGCCCAATTCCAAACACTTCTCAGCCGCAAACTCATCGGCTACTCCCTCGGTCGCTCGGTCCAACCTACCGACAAAGTCCTCATTGAAACCATGGTAAAATCCATGAATCAAAACGACACCCGTTTCCCCTCCGCCGTCCTCACCCTGGTCACCTCCCGCCAGTTCCAAAACCGACGCAACGAGTAG